The Halovulum dunhuangense genome contains the following window.
GCCGTCCACGCGTAGTCGACAACATTTCCGGCTTCCATGGTCATCTTGATTTCGGCAGTGGCCCCGGGTTCGAGGACGAATGTCACCTCGTCCCGCCAGGCTTCCTGGGCGTGGGCCGTGCCGACGAACAGACCGATGACGGCGTCAAGAGCGCTAGAGGACTGTTCCTGGGCGCGTTGTTCGTCCAGCAGGCGATCCGCCTCGGCCTCTTCGGCAAGCTGAACCTTGATCTCGCCCATTTCCGTCAGGCCGAGCACGCGGCCGACGCCGGTGGGGTCGATGGCATGTTCCGCGGGCAGGTATATGGTGACCAGGATCGCGACGGCGCCGATGCCGGCGATGATGCTGGAGCGGCGCAGTTGCGCCTTGGTCGGCAGATCTTCGAGCTTCGGTTTGGGTACGTTGTTCATGTCATTGTCCATTCTTGATCAGGTTGAAGCGATGTAACCGGCGACCTGGTAGACGGTCAGCCAGATGCCGAGGCCCATCATCACCAGGTTCGCGATCGTGGCCTGCCGCATGAAGTTCGGGTGGCGGCGCCAGTAGCCCATGACGATCAGGATCACGGCGAGAGCGAGCAACTGGCCCACTTCGACGCCCACGTTGAAAGCCAGCAGGTTGGGCAGCAGGCCGTCCTGCGGGATTTCGTAGTCAAGGATCTTGGTCGCCAGGCCCGTGCCGTGAAACAGACCGAAGATCAGCGTGGCCGCCTTGGTATTGGGCTGGAATCCGAACCATTTCTGGTACGCGCCGAGGTTGTCGAGCGCCTTGTAGACCACCGACAGGCCGATGATCGCGTCGATGATATAGGCGTTGATGCCCCAGCCATACCAGACGCCCAGGAGCATCGTGACCGAGTGGCCGAGGGCGAAGAGGCTGACATAGATGCCGACGTCCTTCATCCTGTAGAGGAAGAAGACGACGCCGAGCAGGAACAGGATGTGATCGTAGCCGGTCACCATGTGCTTGGCGCCGAGATAGATGAAGGGGATGATCTTCACCCCCCAGATCTCCTGGATATAGCCCGCGTCACCCGCGGTGACGTTATGGGCGAGTGCCTGGCTGACGGTCAGCATGAAAGCCGCCAGCAGGATAAGGGTCAGCGTGGCCAACTGGCGTGGCGCCAGGGCTCGCAGGACCATTGAACTCAAGGTCATGGATGGATCTCCGTTGTGGTGTCGATTGATCGCTCAAGCCGCGGGAGCGCAGCGGCGATCAGGCACGCGGAGGTCGTTCGATGAGATAAACCCGGTGCGGTCCGCCTGGGAAGGCACGAAGCCGGTGACTGTCTCGATAGCCCAAGGACAGATCCGAGCCCGCACCAGGCCCGAGCAGAGCCTGACTGTGATCATGGTCGGCCACGTCATGGCTGTGGCCATGCATTGCCCAGTAGAGATCCTCCTCGAGACCATGAGAATGACCATGCTCGGCAATCATCTCGGTATGGTCGGCGACAACCTCGAAGACCGAGGGGATGTGACTTGCGCTTGGCGCCACGGACCACACCGCCAGCGACAGGCAGAGTAGCGCCGCAAGCGCACTCCGCAGGAATGTCCGCAACAGTATCACCGGTTTGGCCTGCCTGCTCGTTCTCGGTTCGCAGCACGCTTTATCGTGCCAT
Protein-coding sequences here:
- a CDS encoding transmembrane anchor protein; the encoded protein is MNNVPKPKLEDLPTKAQLRRSSIIAGIGAVAILVTIYLPAEHAIDPTGVGRVLGLTEMGEIKVQLAEEAEADRLLDEQRAQEQSSSALDAVIGLFVGTAHAQEAWRDEVTFVLEPGATAEIKMTMEAGNVVDYAWTATGGRVNFDLHAHSGGESVDYERGAGKTDGEGSIEAPFAGDHGWFWRNRDSTPITMTIQLRGEYSAIVETY
- a CDS encoding HupE/UreJ family protein, whose protein sequence is MTLSSMVLRALAPRQLATLTLILLAAFMLTVSQALAHNVTAGDAGYIQEIWGVKIIPFIYLGAKHMVTGYDHILFLLGVVFFLYRMKDVGIYVSLFALGHSVTMLLGVWYGWGINAYIIDAIIGLSVVYKALDNLGAYQKWFGFQPNTKAATLIFGLFHGTGLATKILDYEIPQDGLLPNLLAFNVGVEVGQLLALAVILIVMGYWRRHPNFMRQATIANLVMMGLGIWLTVYQVAGYIAST